GCGGCCCAGCGCGGTGGCACGGGCGAGGGTGTGCAGCACTTCCCATGGGGTGATGTGCATACTCGCGGAGCGTTGTGCTTCGCTCACCGCTGTGAGCGGGTCTTTTCGCGTGTGTGGCGATTCGCCTCGTTCGCGACGTTCCTCATCGAGCTTCTTGGCTTTCTGCTGGACCTGTCCGGCCAGTTCCGGAGTGGATTGAAACGTCACTGTGGATGGTTCGTCGAGCTGCTGTAGCACGGTGGGGACGTCCACCCGATCCTCCCGGTTCGTTCTCGATGATCGCCCCCTTCACCTCAACAGCTGCGAAGGCACCTGTCTGCCCGCCTGTCGGAGGACGTTTCGGGTGGTTTTCGGCCCGGTTTCCAAGGTGCGGCCTCGGTGGCGTTCCGCGCTCTGCTGAGTGGTCGGCACGTGCGGGGTGCGCATCTCGGGGGAGAAGTGCGGGGAGGGCGGGTCGAAGGCCCGCTCTCCCCGCAGTCCGTTCCGAGGTCGTTCCGCGTCCGGAGTGGTCAGGTGAACTGGATTCCTCCGTCGATCATCACGGACTGGCCGGTCATGTAGTCGGAGTCGGCTGAGGCCAGGTAGGAGACGAAGCGGGCCACGTCCTCGGGCACCGACACTCGGCCGAGGTGGATCAGTTCCGAGTACTTCTCGATCGCCGCGCCCTTGCGCAGCCCCTCGTTCTCCGCCAGCTTCTCGTCGATGTGGTCCCACATCCCGGTGCCGACGATGCCCGGGCAGTAGGCGTTGACCGTGATGCCGTGCTGCGCCCACTCCATCGCGGCCGACTGGGTGAGCCCCCGCACGGCCCACTTGGAGGTGGAGTAGGTCCCGAGCAGGGGGAACGGTCGGTGGGCCACGATCGAGGCCGCTCCGATGATCTTGCCGCCGGTGCCCTGGCTGATCATCTGCCTGGCCGCGGCCGTGTAGCACAGGTACACCCCGCGGAGGTTGATCGACATCAGGTGGTCGAAGTCCTCGGGCGTGGTTTCCAGCAGTGGTTGCACGTCGGCGATTCCCGCGTTGGCCACCATGACGTTGAGCTGGCCGAATTCGTCGGCCACGCGTTCGACCGTGCTCTGCACGGCGTCCTGGTCGGACACGTCGGCCGGGATGCCGGTCGATTTCGCGCCCATCGCCGCGATCTCCTCGGCGACCTCGTCGAGCTGGTCGCTGTTGGCCGCGACGTCGTTGACGGCCACGTCGAGGCCGTCGGCGGCCAGCCGCAGGGCGATGGCCCTGCCGATTCCGCGGGCGGCGCCGGTGACGAGCGCGGTCCGTGGTGACTTTTCCTGTCCGCTCATGATTTTCTCCCAATTCTTCGTGGGAAGGGGATTGGTCATTCCTGGTGCGGCACGGCCATCTCGCCGAGTCGGGACCAGTCGTCCTGCGGAACCGTCGTGTTGATGACCAGCGGAGTTTCCGAAAGGTAGGGCGGCAGCGTTCGTTGCGCGGTCCGGAAGTGCTCGGAGGCGACGTGGGCGGCTCCGGCCTCGCTGTCGCGGAAGGCCTCGATCAGCACGTACTCGTTCGGGTCGTCGACGCTGCGGGACCAGTCGTACCAGAGGCAGCCCGGTTCCTGGCGGGTCGCGCGGGTGAAGTCAGCGGCGATGTCGGGCCACTGGTCGGCGTAGGCGGGTTTGACGCGGAATTTCGCGGTGATCAGGATCATCGTTTTCCCGGTTCGTGGTGAATTTTCGAGCGGTGGGCGGTCCCGTTCGAGTGGAGCGGGAATTCTCGAGGGGTGTTTCGGCCGTTTGTCCGGTGTGGACTTACCCGTGGTGTTCGATCAGGGGACGAGGATGGCGCGGCCGCGGACGCGGCCCGCGTCGAGATCGTCGAGTGCGGTCTGGAAGTCGTCGAGGCGGTAGCGCTCGGTGTGCAGGCTGACCAGGCCGCGGGCGGTGAGGTTCATCAGCTCGCACAGGTCGTTGTAGCTGCCGATGAGGTTGCCGATGATGTTGATCTCGCTCGAGATCACGTCGATGGTGGCGATGTCGAGGTTCTCCCCGTAGCCGATGACGTGGTAGTCGCCGGCCCGGCGCAGCATGCCCAGCCCCTCGCGGGTGCTGCCGTCCTCCCCGACGAAGTCGAGCACGGCCTCGGCTCCGTGCCCGCCGGTCAGTTCCAGGACCTGCTCGGGGTGGGTTCCGTCGGCCACGATGCCCCGGTCCGCTCCGAGCGCGCGGGCGAGTTCGACGGCGGCGGGGTTGCGGTCCAGGACCACGAGCTCGGCGGCGCTGAGGGCCTTGAACACCTGGATTCCGATGTGGCCGAGCCCGCCCGCCCCGATCATCACGCACCGGTCCCCGGGTTTCAGCCGTGCTGCCGCCTTGGCCACCGCGTGGTAGGCGGTCAGGCCCGCGTCGGCGAGTGCGGCCACCTCGGCCGGTTCGAGCGCGTCGTCGAGCTTGACGACGCTGCGCGCCGAGGTGCGCAGGTATTCGGCGTAGCCGCCCGCGGTGTCGATGCCGGGGAAGAGGGATCGCGTGCAGTGCACGTCGTCGCCGGATCGGCACGCCCGGCACAGTCCGCAGGTGACGATCGGGTGGACGATGACCTTGTCGCCCTCGGCCACGTTCGTCACCGCGCTGCCGACGGCCGCGACCCAGCCCGCGTTCTCGTGCCCGATCGTGTAAGGCAGTTTCACCCCGGACTTGTCCGCCCACTGTCCTTCGAGGACGTGGATGTCGGTTCTGCAGACCCCGGCGCCGCCGATCCGCACGATCACGTCGTGCGGATCGGTGACGGTCGGTGCGGCGACGTCGGTCATCTCCGGGTTCCGGTGGTAGTCGACGACCTGTACGGCTCTCATGCTGTGGTCTCCTCGGTCGCGGGGGTTTCGTCGGCGTAGCGGGTGCGCAGCAGGCCGCGGCAGAAGTGGGCGTTGCCGTCGATGGAGATGCGGGTGGAGCGGGCCCGCCGCAGCCGCAGCGGGATCTCCTCCCGCGGGTAGGGGGTGCCGTGCTCGTCGACCAGCACCGGCAGCGTCGCGTCGGTGCCCAGCCCGAGCGCGCTGCGGCGGCGCAGCAGGGCGCGGGTGGTGCCGTCGTCGGGCAGGTCGGCGATGGTGACGCGGTGCAGGTCGGTCTCGGCGAGGTCCGGGTCGGCGCGCAGCATCCCGGTCAGGGCTCGTTCCATCGCCGCGGTGTGGGCCTTGCGG
The sequence above is a segment of the Actinopolyspora saharensis genome. Coding sequences within it:
- a CDS encoding NAD(P)-dependent alcohol dehydrogenase, whose protein sequence is MRAVQVVDYHRNPEMTDVAAPTVTDPHDVIVRIGGAGVCRTDIHVLEGQWADKSGVKLPYTIGHENAGWVAAVGSAVTNVAEGDKVIVHPIVTCGLCRACRSGDDVHCTRSLFPGIDTAGGYAEYLRTSARSVVKLDDALEPAEVAALADAGLTAYHAVAKAAARLKPGDRCVMIGAGGLGHIGIQVFKALSAAELVVLDRNPAAVELARALGADRGIVADGTHPEQVLELTGGHGAEAVLDFVGEDGSTREGLGMLRRAGDYHVIGYGENLDIATIDVISSEINIIGNLIGSYNDLCELMNLTARGLVSLHTERYRLDDFQTALDDLDAGRVRGRAILVP
- a CDS encoding putative quinol monooxygenase — its product is MILITAKFRVKPAYADQWPDIAADFTRATRQEPGCLWYDWSRSVDDPNEYVLIEAFRDSEAGAAHVASEHFRTAQRTLPPYLSETPLVINTTVPQDDWSRLGEMAVPHQE
- a CDS encoding acetoin reductase gives rise to the protein MSGQEKSPRTALVTGAARGIGRAIALRLAADGLDVAVNDVAANSDQLDEVAEEIAAMGAKSTGIPADVSDQDAVQSTVERVADEFGQLNVMVANAGIADVQPLLETTPEDFDHLMSINLRGVYLCYTAAARQMISQGTGGKIIGAASIVAHRPFPLLGTYSTSKWAVRGLTQSAAMEWAQHGITVNAYCPGIVGTGMWDHIDEKLAENEGLRKGAAIEKYSELIHLGRVSVPEDVARFVSYLASADSDYMTGQSVMIDGGIQFT